The following are encoded together in the Coffea arabica cultivar ET-39 chromosome 1c, Coffea Arabica ET-39 HiFi, whole genome shotgun sequence genome:
- the LOC113728628 gene encoding dirigent protein 25-like has product MAPVQCNNIQLKAILSLLILALAVTCATSARILDEEVVAPTLPPEGTDTVDPPVPNVTPGGTAAPAAVASSGVGAESPDHMLTFFMHDILGGSTPSAIAVTGVVTNPAVGGQVPFAKPNGAVLPVNNGIPVNNANSGIINNNNIPFLTGLSGTAPNLVQQNGNSIIGGGFGFPALNPAQFPTGTTFQSLMFGTMTVFDDELTEGHELGSGLVGKAQGFYIASSEDGTSQTMAFTVMFASGSYADSLSFFGVHRTAVSESHLAIMGGTGKYVNAKGLATVKTFPANLNQHSTDGVETVLEITVYLAY; this is encoded by the coding sequence ATGGCTCCCGTGCAGTGTAACAATATCCAGCTCAAAGCAATACTCTCCCTCCTCATTTTAGCACTTGCAGTCACATGTGCTACCTCAGCTAGAATCCTTGATGAGGAGGTAGTTGCCCCCACACTTCCACCCGAAGGCACTGATACGGTTGACCcaccagttcctaatgtaacgcCCGGGGGTACTGCTGCTCCAGCTGCAGTAGCAAGTAGTGGAGTTGGTGCTGAGAGTCCCGATCACATGCTGACCTTTTTCATGCATGACATTCTAGGCGGATCAACCCCTTCGGCAATAGCTGTAACTGGAGTGGTAACTAATCCAGCCGTGGGCGGCCAAGTCCCCTTTGCCAAGCCTAATGGTGCAGTCCTGCCCGTGAATAACGGCATCCCGGTAAACAATGCGAATAGTGGAATTATCAACAATAACAACATCCCCTTCCTCACTGGCCTCAGCGGAACTGCACCTAATTTGGTTCAGCAGAATGGAAACTCAATAATTGGAGGAGGGTTTGGTTTCCCAGCCCTAAATCCTGCACAATTCCCTACAGGAACTACATTTCAGTCACTCATGTTTGGTACCATGACAGTGTTTGATGATGAGCTAACGGAAGGGCACGAGCTCGGTTCAGGCTTGGTAGGCAAAGCACAAGGGTTTTACATTGCTAGTTCAGAGGACGGTACTAGCCAGACCATGGCTTTCACTGTGATGTTTGCAAGTGGCAGCTATGCTGATAGCCTGAGCTTTTTTGGGGTCCATAGAACTGCTGTCTCGGAGTCCCATCTTGCCATCATGGGTGGGACTGGAAAGTACGTAAATGCCAAGGGACTTGCAACTGTAAAGACCTTCCCTGCAAATCTCAACCAACATTCAACAGATGGGGTGGAGACTGTGTTGGAGATCACTGTGTATCTTGCTTATTAG